The Mesorhizobium sp. M1D.F.Ca.ET.043.01.1.1 genome contains a region encoding:
- a CDS encoding metallophosphoesterase, with translation MPLHYQQKDKRAFQAMRSDDRFALGKSERISLWLSAGGRVMRRVRILQVGDIHYPDWHPSSSNIDAKDSKFAPKITQKLRASSLRAVLTKLRRLTTSKPLDSIAFMGDFTSRGDKTFIASAFQHFTLLCRAQGRSSKALPLIFVPGNHDVNRDDARELGPTEKFSEMASLAARLGWQTVPVDQPVHFRLPTGSAGANFILVNTAIGSWELQNLPAFLRDRLEALGPSTEPVDLGSPDTSGHSPATPPSDPDKEASDDEYYGQMDTPYISREMLAGLQELLQQPDMRYGIMIGHHNLLPQKTPRITPYAEMLNSGFVRTQLLQGNKPIVYLHGHIHADPVEIVNDPRFPDGKLICISAPEIQSGFNELVFFTTDQGELVGIRLIPYRTNVADGTVMEGEHCFISTMSNGKAFLNNDTFDLMRRLRDHATRRGNGLLFWDEITEIAASAELGLDLEDSLLMLQAARFVEIDGLTKANSAWRIKVRDE, from the coding sequence GTGCCTCTCCATTACCAACAAAAAGATAAACGCGCTTTCCAGGCGATGCGGTCGGATGATCGTTTCGCGCTTGGCAAAAGCGAACGGATTAGTCTATGGCTCTCGGCGGGGGGGCGAGTTATGCGACGGGTGCGAATCCTTCAAGTAGGCGATATTCACTATCCGGATTGGCATCCTTCCTCTAGCAACATCGATGCCAAGGATAGCAAGTTCGCTCCGAAAATAACGCAGAAGCTACGCGCGTCTTCGCTGCGTGCCGTCTTGACGAAGCTTCGGCGGCTGACGACTTCGAAGCCCTTGGATTCGATCGCCTTCATGGGGGATTTCACGAGCCGTGGCGACAAGACTTTCATTGCTTCGGCATTCCAGCATTTCACGTTGCTCTGCCGCGCACAGGGGCGCAGTTCAAAGGCGCTTCCGTTGATATTCGTACCGGGAAATCACGATGTGAACCGTGATGACGCGCGCGAACTTGGACCGACTGAGAAATTCAGCGAAATGGCGAGTTTAGCCGCCCGCTTGGGTTGGCAGACCGTTCCCGTGGACCAACCCGTGCACTTCAGACTTCCGACAGGATCCGCAGGCGCAAACTTCATCCTCGTCAACACAGCGATAGGCAGTTGGGAGCTTCAGAACCTTCCCGCGTTCCTTCGTGATCGTCTCGAGGCACTCGGTCCTTCTACAGAACCTGTAGATCTCGGCTCGCCGGACACCTCGGGACATTCGCCCGCGACACCTCCCAGCGATCCAGACAAGGAGGCGTCCGACGACGAGTATTACGGTCAGATGGACACGCCATACATCTCGCGTGAGATGCTTGCAGGCCTACAGGAATTGCTCCAGCAGCCCGACATGCGTTACGGCATCATGATCGGCCATCACAATCTGCTGCCACAAAAGACTCCGCGCATTACGCCATACGCGGAGATGCTCAACAGCGGATTTGTCAGAACTCAGCTGCTGCAGGGCAACAAGCCTATCGTCTACCTGCATGGACACATACATGCCGATCCGGTCGAGATCGTCAACGATCCAAGGTTTCCGGACGGCAAATTGATCTGCATCTCAGCACCAGAGATACAGTCAGGTTTCAATGAGCTCGTCTTCTTCACGACCGATCAGGGAGAGCTCGTCGGCATCCGACTTATACCCTACCGCACCAATGTCGCCGACGGGACGGTCATGGAAGGCGAACATTGCTTCATCTCGACTATGTCCAACGGCAAGGCCTTTCTGAACAACGACACGTTTGACCTGATGCGCCGACTGCGCGACCATGCCACCAGGCGCGGGAATGGGTTACTCTTCTGGGACGAGATCACTGAGATTGCCGCCTCCGCCGAGCTCGGGCTAGATTTGGAAGACTCTCTTCTGATGCTCCAAGCGGCGCGCTTCGTCGAGATAGACGGCCTCACGAAGGCAAACTCGGCTTGGCGCATTAAGGTAAGGGACGAATAG